From a region of the Aeoliella mucimassa genome:
- a CDS encoding secretin N-terminal domain-containing protein, which yields MVVLLLSGFLAAAEPVAAQTSIQQRAYPVKHLSLDEATQQVRQLLSGDTNCVVFADQESNRLLVQAPADKLAQVGQLLGQVDRPAAPAQPAPTVAVEPYLKAYPVAPQQQAAAAEWAAKLQLPAGNRVAYDQHNNQLLVMGPDNLHRFVGQQLGTTGEPAPAAALPQVAANQEPTPAPQQPQPAQVAQPTVATGGTAMRLQLRTMNGEQLHQRLEQLLSRPLPATATNGDQRISFRAEMIPGAGVTLNVARDSGDLLLSGTPEQKRAWQSVLSAMDTPQTSQSSTHVVATKPKTEAQIREALQVVQASAGQRGTNRAQARMVNMLFQPQDESAPAEGDDAVAAVPFTGAGDEEGVEGADGALMGPVQIQFVEGLDIILIKGNKRDVERVKAIINRIEQVSLETVPKVEVVSLEHVESSAMARLLERVYTEVLGPRTGTLSITPLGKPNSLMLIGRPENVETALELVKQIDVPVEPTTRFEVFPLKFAVAGDVKQIIDAYITDQEQTFSSNPGSNNNQDDLPSLRPRALVVADFRTNSLFVNAGPRDMSEIATMIRKLDVNRGAAIDEVRVFPLRNTLAEDMADVLREAVLARDEGSAQEGGDATSARVSALQLMIIDPENQRKLESGVLANIRIAADSQANNLVITAPSESMELIAALIEQLDRVPEAEAEIKVFTIVNGDAVALTEMLQELFTSDNNSGDGPSMGAGDNSLVKLQFSVDERTNSIIAAGTQDNLAVVYAILLQLDASETRERRTEVYRLKNSPAEDVAEALNEWLQEKRDAEEAAELTMSPFEQIDREVIIVPELVNNSLIVSATDRYFKEIAQLIEQLDERPPMVMIQVLIAEVRLNDTDEFGVELGLQDSILFDRSVLDSFETIDTTTTTQSAGGATITTTQQNVINSPLSPGFNFNNQTPGNNGSTQALATAGTVATQGLSSFALNRVNQELGFGGFVFSASSNSVSTLLRALQENRRLEVLSRPQVSALDNQVATVSIGQSVPRIVGTSISEYGQQNSVSYEDVGIIMQVTPRVSPDGMVVMNIEATKSDVGSESEGIPIFAGTDGTVIRAPKIDQITATTTVAAASGQTVVLSGLLSKETLDVHRRVPILSEIPLLGDLFRYDGVTEQRSELLIIMTPRVIRNEEDAEMIKQVESARMSWVLGDVISMHGPSGLRSRCDDWSDADSVFPTQIPGDSELMPVPTEGDMYEPQEAEPQLQQPEQAYDVVIPESQSANSRTGSATVPVGYQQPTGPAIRRLPALGTP from the coding sequence GTGGTTGTTCTGTTGCTTTCTGGATTCTTGGCAGCCGCCGAACCGGTTGCGGCTCAAACATCCATTCAACAGCGAGCCTACCCGGTGAAGCACCTGAGCCTCGACGAGGCAACTCAGCAGGTTCGCCAGCTGCTCTCCGGAGACACCAACTGCGTGGTCTTCGCCGATCAGGAGTCGAATCGCTTGCTGGTGCAGGCCCCGGCCGACAAGCTGGCCCAAGTGGGGCAGTTGCTTGGTCAGGTCGATCGCCCAGCGGCGCCAGCACAGCCTGCTCCGACCGTCGCGGTCGAGCCCTACCTGAAGGCCTACCCGGTGGCTCCTCAGCAACAAGCGGCAGCAGCCGAATGGGCTGCCAAGCTTCAGCTGCCTGCAGGCAACCGCGTGGCTTACGACCAGCACAACAATCAACTGCTGGTGATGGGTCCCGATAACCTGCACCGCTTTGTAGGTCAGCAGCTCGGCACGACCGGAGAGCCAGCCCCAGCGGCGGCCCTTCCGCAAGTCGCGGCCAATCAGGAACCGACGCCAGCTCCTCAGCAGCCCCAGCCAGCTCAAGTCGCCCAGCCAACCGTGGCCACCGGCGGCACCGCCATGCGGTTGCAGCTTCGCACCATGAACGGTGAGCAGCTGCACCAACGCTTGGAGCAGTTGCTCTCGCGTCCGCTTCCAGCCACCGCGACCAACGGCGACCAACGCATTTCGTTCCGTGCGGAAATGATTCCCGGAGCCGGAGTCACCTTAAACGTGGCTCGCGATTCAGGCGACCTGCTGCTCTCGGGCACGCCCGAACAGAAGCGGGCCTGGCAAAGCGTGCTGTCGGCGATGGACACTCCTCAGACCAGCCAATCGTCCACGCACGTGGTCGCTACCAAACCGAAGACCGAAGCCCAAATCCGCGAAGCCCTGCAAGTGGTGCAAGCGAGTGCGGGTCAGCGAGGCACGAATCGCGCCCAAGCACGCATGGTCAACATGCTGTTCCAACCCCAAGACGAATCGGCTCCGGCCGAAGGCGACGATGCAGTAGCCGCGGTGCCGTTTACCGGTGCCGGCGATGAAGAAGGTGTCGAAGGTGCCGACGGAGCCTTGATGGGCCCTGTGCAGATTCAATTTGTCGAAGGCTTGGACATCATCCTGATCAAAGGTAACAAGCGTGATGTCGAACGGGTGAAGGCCATCATCAATCGCATCGAACAGGTGAGCCTCGAAACGGTTCCCAAGGTCGAAGTAGTTTCGCTCGAGCATGTCGAAAGCAGTGCCATGGCACGCTTGCTCGAACGGGTTTACACCGAAGTGCTTGGCCCACGGACTGGTACGCTTAGCATCACTCCGCTCGGCAAGCCCAATTCGCTAATGCTGATTGGCCGCCCCGAGAACGTCGAGACCGCTTTGGAACTGGTCAAGCAAATTGACGTACCAGTGGAACCAACGACTCGCTTCGAGGTGTTCCCACTGAAGTTTGCCGTGGCCGGCGATGTGAAGCAGATTATCGATGCTTATATCACCGACCAGGAACAAACCTTCTCGAGCAACCCTGGCAGCAACAACAACCAAGACGATCTACCAAGCTTGCGTCCGCGAGCCTTGGTGGTAGCCGACTTCCGTACGAACTCACTGTTCGTCAACGCAGGTCCACGCGACATGTCGGAGATTGCCACGATGATTCGCAAACTCGATGTGAATCGCGGGGCAGCCATCGACGAAGTCCGCGTCTTCCCGCTCCGTAACACCTTGGCCGAAGACATGGCTGATGTGCTCCGCGAAGCGGTACTCGCCCGCGACGAAGGCTCCGCCCAAGAGGGTGGCGACGCCACCTCGGCACGGGTTTCGGCTCTGCAGTTGATGATCATCGATCCCGAGAACCAGCGCAAACTCGAATCAGGCGTGCTGGCCAACATTCGCATCGCGGCCGATTCGCAGGCGAACAACCTGGTGATCACCGCTCCCAGCGAAAGTATGGAACTGATCGCCGCGTTGATCGAGCAACTCGATCGCGTGCCGGAAGCCGAAGCGGAAATCAAAGTATTCACCATCGTCAATGGCGATGCAGTCGCTCTGACCGAAATGCTGCAAGAGCTGTTCACCAGCGACAACAACAGCGGCGACGGCCCCAGCATGGGTGCCGGCGACAACTCGCTGGTTAAACTGCAGTTCTCGGTCGACGAACGCACCAACAGCATCATCGCTGCGGGTACGCAGGACAATCTGGCAGTGGTCTACGCGATCCTTCTGCAACTCGATGCAAGTGAGACTCGCGAGCGACGCACCGAGGTGTATCGCTTGAAGAACTCGCCGGCGGAAGACGTTGCCGAAGCCCTGAACGAATGGCTGCAAGAAAAACGCGATGCCGAAGAAGCGGCCGAACTCACCATGAGTCCGTTCGAACAAATCGATCGCGAAGTGATCATCGTTCCCGAATTGGTGAACAACAGCCTGATCGTCAGTGCGACCGATCGCTACTTCAAAGAGATTGCTCAGCTGATTGAGCAGCTCGACGAGCGGCCACCGATGGTGATGATTCAGGTCTTGATTGCTGAAGTCCGCCTGAATGATACCGACGAGTTTGGTGTGGAGCTGGGCCTGCAGGATTCGATTCTGTTCGACCGCTCGGTGCTCGATAGCTTCGAAACGATCGACACGACCACCACGACCCAGTCGGCGGGTGGAGCCACGATTACCACGACTCAACAGAACGTGATTAACTCGCCTTTGTCGCCTGGTTTCAACTTTAACAACCAGACGCCAGGCAACAACGGTAGCACCCAAGCCTTGGCAACCGCGGGCACCGTGGCCACGCAGGGACTTTCGAGCTTTGCTTTGAATCGGGTGAACCAGGAACTTGGTTTTGGTGGCTTCGTGTTCTCGGCCAGCAGCAACAGCGTGAGCACCTTGCTGCGGGCGTTGCAGGAAAACCGCCGACTCGAGGTGCTTAGCCGTCCTCAGGTTTCGGCCCTTGATAATCAGGTTGCCACGGTAAGCATCGGTCAGAGCGTGCCGCGTATCGTGGGTACCAGCATCTCGGAATATGGCCAGCAGAACTCGGTATCGTACGAGGACGTTGGTATTATCATGCAGGTCACCCCACGGGTGAGCCCCGATGGCATGGTGGTGATGAATATCGAAGCCACGAAGTCGGACGTTGGTTCCGAGTCGGAAGGTATTCCCATCTTCGCTGGTACCGATGGCACCGTGATTCGGGCTCCGAAGATCGATCAGATCACAGCGACCACCACCGTGGCTGCGGCCTCGGGTCAAACCGTGGTGCTCAGCGGTCTGCTCTCCAAGGAAACCTTGGACGTCCATCGCCGGGTGCCGATTCTGTCGGAGATTCCGCTGCTGGGCGACCTGTTCCGCTACGACGGCGTTACCGAACAACGTAGCGAACTACTCATCATCATGACACCTCGCGTGATCCGCAACGAAGAAGATGCCGAAATGATCAAGCAGGTGGAATCGGCTCGCATGAGCTGGGTGCTGGGCGACGTGATCAGCATGCATGGTCCGAGCGGGCTGCGTAGCCGCTGCGACGACTGGAGCGATGCCGATAGCGTGTTCCCCACGCAGATCCCAGGCGATAGCGAACTGATGCCGGTACCGACCGAAGGCGACATGTACGAACCTCAGGAAGCAGAACCTCAACTGCAGCAACCTGAGCAAGCTTACGATGTCGTGATTCCCGAGAGCCAATCGGCCAACTCGCGAACCGGTTCGGCCACGGTACCAGTTGGGTACCAACAGCCCACCGGCCC
- a CDS encoding type IV pilus biogenesis protein PilM codes for MSDFVLLDWDTRQVRLLACSHSGGVLSVRHAESAPLEDEVSAASLIAAFSPLVKRVSGGKHKAVLVLGGRDVQSRILRIPPVPAEELPDMVRLRAGTEFSTADETAIVDYLPLLEPEDEPATLLVARTAENRLELAKQVCGKLQLGLQHISLQGDGIASLAIAGNESLARGTHLVAACRNDGVDLVGLYDGKLASVRAVPLPKDGDLATQTKAVAREIRRTIAALASGLEASQIESLVWLTANEHDQALAESCGNELARKMVAVDLTSLPGLRLNDLESTDTLAPFANLLGTAIMADEAKLGFDFLAPRKAPEPKKPFTMYALAGTLAAIVLLGGGWLIHSSVASIESKADAAQAQLATLRNDIEEMSDEVKQSQQIQQWHNTNVNWLDELDRIAVTLRPEPLDNHEKFDKEGDVILTRINVRQAAGKNGRGGTVELAGGVREFSVIDEMEQRLGGADREVQQKPAIEDPDAKPYVWSFQNDIVVTTPQEGRS; via the coding sequence ATGTCCGATTTTGTACTACTCGACTGGGACACCCGCCAAGTTCGATTGCTAGCTTGCAGTCACTCGGGTGGTGTTCTGTCCGTTCGACACGCCGAATCCGCACCGCTGGAGGACGAAGTCTCCGCGGCCAGCCTGATCGCGGCTTTCTCGCCTTTGGTAAAACGCGTGAGCGGCGGCAAGCATAAAGCAGTACTCGTGCTCGGTGGGCGCGACGTGCAGAGTCGCATTCTGCGTATTCCGCCGGTGCCGGCCGAAGAACTGCCCGACATGGTGCGGCTGCGAGCCGGCACCGAGTTCTCGACCGCCGACGAAACTGCGATCGTCGACTACCTGCCGTTGCTCGAGCCGGAAGATGAGCCAGCGACCTTGCTCGTCGCCCGCACCGCGGAGAACCGCCTGGAGTTGGCCAAGCAAGTGTGTGGCAAGTTGCAATTGGGCTTGCAGCATATCTCGCTCCAAGGCGATGGCATCGCCTCGCTGGCAATTGCTGGCAACGAATCACTCGCCCGGGGAACCCATCTGGTGGCTGCTTGCCGCAACGACGGAGTCGATCTGGTCGGCCTGTACGATGGCAAGCTCGCTTCGGTACGAGCGGTACCGCTGCCGAAGGATGGCGACCTGGCGACCCAAACCAAGGCAGTTGCTCGCGAAATCCGCCGCACGATTGCAGCGTTAGCTAGTGGTCTGGAGGCTTCGCAGATTGAGTCGCTTGTCTGGCTCACCGCCAACGAGCACGACCAGGCGCTCGCCGAGAGCTGTGGCAACGAACTCGCCCGCAAGATGGTTGCAGTCGATCTCACGAGTCTTCCAGGTTTGAGATTGAACGACCTGGAGAGCACCGACACCCTGGCGCCGTTCGCCAATCTGCTCGGCACCGCCATCATGGCCGACGAAGCCAAGCTCGGCTTCGATTTCCTTGCTCCCCGCAAGGCCCCCGAGCCGAAAAAGCCGTTCACGATGTACGCCTTGGCCGGCACGCTAGCTGCTATCGTGCTGCTGGGCGGCGGTTGGCTGATTCACTCCAGCGTTGCTAGCATCGAAAGCAAGGCCGATGCTGCTCAGGCACAGCTTGCCACGTTGCGTAACGATATCGAAGAGATGTCGGACGAAGTCAAACAATCGCAACAAATCCAGCAATGGCACAATACAAACGTCAATTGGCTCGACGAGCTCGATCGCATCGCGGTCACTTTGCGTCCCGAACCGCTCGACAACCATGAGAAGTTCGATAAAGAGGGCGACGTGATCCTCACTCGCATTAACGTCCGCCAGGCGGCTGGCAAGAATGGCCGCGGCGGTACTGTGGAGCTTGCCGGCGGGGTCCGCGAGTTCTCGGTGATCGACGAAATGGAACAGCGACTCGGCGGGGCGGATCGCGAAGTGCAGCAAAAGCCTGCGATCGAAGACCCCGATGCCAAACCTTATGTATGGTCGTTCCAAAACGATATCGTGGTGACTACGCCACAGGAGGGCCGATCATGA
- a CDS encoding type II secretion system minor pseudopilin codes for MLSSPAIPKRSGSILITVLVVVLMMTITCAAFYDWSFSQYKSSDVGQRQLQTNMAAESGIEYLRYLLVLDEATLTQYGGLTNNPAVMQSTFTDSQGSLAAQAALRYRFTVLSPALDQSYGEYSGIRIGLENESSKLNLNTILVVDASDPTASLGRTLLVNSLPGMTESMADAILDWLDEDDDPRDFGAERDYYSGLSPGYEPQNGPLESLDQLLLVRDVTPELLYGYDRNRNFTLDAAEQQMFALEQVDNSTGSMNRGWSAYLTLSSAEKNLTPEGEAKIDLNSDDLETLHEQLSEILDEEMASFIIAYRQGGAYEEDSESSNAAATGGEEVKLASEIELDYEQGGSVPLESVLDLIGVQTRVVESGQTQRTVVEAAFLDDTGSMAAYLPILMDYCTTNGDAVIPGRLNINQAPRTLLEGMSYTLPTALPPDVVEAIISNRVFEPGINDQIDQSHETWLLTMGLVTVEEMKQLIPMITAGGDVHRAQVVGYYEAEGPYTRLEAIIDASGTTPKVLSIRDLTPLGAGFTVEQLGYNEQVAE; via the coding sequence ATGCTTAGCTCCCCGGCCATCCCTAAGCGAAGCGGAAGCATCCTAATCACGGTGCTGGTCGTCGTGTTGATGATGACCATCACCTGCGCGGCGTTTTACGACTGGTCGTTTTCGCAGTACAAGTCCTCGGATGTCGGTCAGCGTCAGTTGCAAACCAACATGGCTGCCGAGTCGGGCATCGAGTACCTGCGTTACCTGCTCGTCCTCGACGAAGCCACCCTCACCCAGTATGGCGGGCTCACCAACAATCCCGCGGTGATGCAGTCGACCTTCACCGACAGTCAGGGAAGCCTGGCAGCTCAAGCGGCCTTGCGGTATCGCTTCACCGTGCTCTCCCCTGCTCTTGACCAGAGTTACGGCGAGTACTCCGGCATTCGCATCGGGCTCGAAAACGAATCGTCCAAGCTAAACCTGAACACCATCCTGGTGGTCGATGCCAGCGATCCCACCGCTTCGCTCGGACGTACTCTGCTAGTGAACTCACTACCAGGCATGACCGAGTCGATGGCCGACGCGATTCTCGATTGGCTTGACGAGGACGACGACCCGCGCGACTTCGGCGCCGAGCGCGATTACTACTCGGGGCTGAGTCCCGGCTACGAGCCGCAGAATGGCCCACTGGAGAGCCTCGATCAATTGCTGCTGGTCCGCGACGTCACCCCCGAACTTCTGTACGGTTACGATCGCAACCGCAACTTCACGCTTGATGCGGCCGAGCAGCAGATGTTTGCCTTGGAGCAGGTCGACAACTCCACCGGTAGCATGAACCGCGGCTGGTCGGCCTATCTCACGTTGAGCAGCGCCGAGAAGAACCTCACGCCCGAAGGCGAGGCGAAGATCGACCTGAATTCCGATGATCTTGAAACGCTGCACGAGCAGCTCAGCGAGATCCTGGACGAAGAAATGGCGAGCTTCATCATCGCCTATCGGCAAGGTGGAGCTTACGAGGAAGACTCCGAATCAAGCAACGCCGCAGCCACCGGTGGCGAAGAAGTCAAACTGGCCAGCGAAATCGAATTGGACTACGAACAGGGAGGGTCGGTACCTTTGGAGTCGGTGCTCGACCTGATCGGCGTGCAAACCCGCGTGGTCGAGAGCGGCCAGACCCAGCGAACCGTCGTCGAAGCGGCGTTTCTCGACGATACCGGCTCGATGGCGGCCTACCTGCCGATTCTCATGGACTACTGCACCACCAACGGCGATGCGGTGATTCCCGGGCGGCTGAACATCAACCAGGCCCCGCGGACACTGCTCGAAGGGATGAGCTACACGCTCCCCACCGCCTTACCCCCCGATGTGGTGGAGGCCATTATCTCGAATCGAGTATTCGAGCCCGGCATAAATGACCAGATCGACCAATCGCACGAAACTTGGCTACTAACTATGGGGTTAGTAACAGTAGAGGAAATGAAGCAATTGATCCCGATGATCACCGCCGGCGGCGACGTGCACCGTGCCCAGGTGGTCGGTTATTATGAAGCAGAAGGCCCCTACACCCGTCTAGAAGCGATTATCGACGCGTCGGGCACCACACCCAAGGTGCTCTCGATTCGCGACCTGACACCGCTGGGAGCCGGATTTACCGTGGAGCAACTCGGTTACAACGAACAAGTGGCGGAATAA
- a CDS encoding type IV pilus modification PilV family protein, translated as MHQRSPSTSNGFTLIEVILALAILAISLTMISKLVETSFDNANNASDRLEARMVAQSIIDQIKCGALEPENLGPIQLNADEALAAWYTQVVVEPVNTDAGSIDMLLQVRVYVSRDADFNQPACELVRWFQSPAFKEELALMESAAATSASSSSTSTETEEE; from the coding sequence ATGCATCAACGTTCCCCCTCTACGAGCAATGGTTTCACGCTGATCGAGGTGATCCTCGCCCTCGCGATTCTGGCGATCTCGCTGACGATGATCAGCAAGCTGGTCGAAACTTCGTTCGACAATGCAAACAACGCATCGGATCGCCTGGAAGCACGCATGGTCGCCCAGTCGATCATCGATCAAATCAAATGCGGCGCGCTCGAGCCCGAAAATCTTGGCCCCATTCAACTCAACGCCGACGAGGCGTTGGCAGCCTGGTACACCCAAGTAGTTGTCGAACCAGTGAACACCGATGCGGGCTCGATCGATATGCTGCTGCAAGTGCGCGTGTATGTGAGTCGCGACGCCGACTTCAATCAGCCCGCCTGCGAATTGGTTCGCTGGTTCCAAAGTCCCGCGTTTAAGGAAGAGCTGGCCCTCATGGAGTCGGCCGCTGCGACCAGCGCGTCGTCGAGCTCGACCTCCACGGAAACGGAGGAGGAATAG
- a CDS encoding prepilin-type N-terminal cleavage/methylation domain-containing protein — protein sequence MNTPIYQRRGFTLIELLLVMALLVIISGFAVIALQGSLLRSKMTKGVSQVRTAWSDARRESVEGGDRIAFTCMLGGREFRLTKVGNVQPADAQAAGTGVVASDVDGTGNASGNDDAFGTKELPEGVKFVSVTACPSKTVGAVALNGVQEEGTWSSPVVFSPDGTSYDAVVVFASDSGKQTQLALRGLTCTVEESNILSPGEL from the coding sequence ATGAACACGCCGATCTACCAACGTCGCGGTTTTACGCTCATCGAGCTTTTGCTCGTCATGGCGTTGTTGGTCATTATCTCCGGGTTCGCAGTGATTGCCTTACAAGGTTCGCTACTGCGATCAAAAATGACTAAGGGTGTCAGCCAGGTGCGAACCGCCTGGAGCGACGCTCGTCGCGAGTCGGTGGAAGGGGGCGACCGCATTGCCTTTACCTGCATGTTGGGAGGCCGTGAGTTTCGCCTGACCAAAGTCGGTAACGTACAACCGGCAGATGCTCAGGCAGCAGGAACCGGCGTTGTAGCCAGCGACGTCGATGGAACAGGTAACGCCAGTGGGAACGACGATGCCTTTGGTACAAAGGAATTGCCCGAAGGCGTGAAGTTTGTTTCTGTCACGGCTTGCCCTAGCAAAACGGTGGGTGCGGTTGCCCTGAACGGCGTGCAAGAAGAAGGCACCTGGTCGTCGCCGGTGGTGTTCAGCCCCGACGGCACCTCGTACGATGCGGTGGTGGTGTTCGCTTCGGATTCCGGCAAGCAGACGCAGCTCGCGCTTCGCGGACTGACTTGCACCGTGGAAGAATCCAACATCTTGTCACCTGGGGAGCTATGA
- the gspG gene encoding type II secretion system major pseudopilin GspG, whose protein sequence is MHSQTVSRRSRREGFTLIELLLVLAILVVLGAMATAIFGGTREKALVDAAKGEIGILKGAVDRYEWHMKEYPSSLEDLINQPSGDNASDWGGPYLDGQEINKDPWNNDYRLAAPGKHNEKYDLWSLGPDRQDGTDDDIGNW, encoded by the coding sequence ATGCATTCCCAAACAGTTAGCCGTCGCTCGCGTCGCGAAGGCTTCACGCTTATTGAACTGTTGCTCGTGCTGGCCATTTTGGTGGTACTCGGTGCCATGGCAACCGCCATCTTTGGCGGTACCCGCGAAAAGGCCTTGGTCGATGCCGCTAAGGGCGAAATCGGCATTCTGAAGGGTGCTGTGGACCGCTACGAATGGCACATGAAAGAGTATCCAAGCTCTCTAGAAGACCTGATCAATCAACCTTCCGGCGATAACGCTTCGGATTGGGGTGGTCCTTATCTCGATGGCCAGGAAATCAACAAAGACCCCTGGAACAACGACTATCGTCTGGCGGCTCCCGGCAAGCACAACGAGAAGTACGATCTGTGGTCGCTCGGTCCCGATCGCCAAGATGGCACCGACGACGACATCGGCAACTGGTAA
- a CDS encoding helix-turn-helix domain-containing protein: MKKHIVCLDHQARGGLEQLARSGARAAQVVRRCQILLKSDSGCTDEEIAEHVGCTTRNVRAVRKRFCEEGVQRAVYDAPRSGRPPEFTKRQQQQVIALACSEPPEGRARWTLELLCEHAVKEGFVDSLSVTEVSLWLKEHDLKPWRKKLGACPS, translated from the coding sequence ATGAAAAAGCACATTGTTTGCCTGGACCACCAGGCCCGTGGAGGTTTGGAGCAGCTAGCACGCTCAGGCGCCCGCGCGGCGCAAGTGGTGCGTCGCTGCCAGATATTATTGAAATCGGACTCGGGATGCACCGACGAAGAGATCGCCGAGCATGTGGGCTGCACGACGCGCAACGTCCGAGCCGTCCGAAAGCGGTTCTGCGAAGAGGGCGTCCAGCGGGCGGTGTACGATGCGCCTCGCTCGGGCCGCCCCCCAGAGTTCACCAAGCGGCAGCAGCAACAGGTAATCGCCCTGGCGTGCAGCGAGCCGCCCGAGGGACGGGCTCGCTGGACGCTGGAATTGTTGTGCGAGCACGCGGTGAAGGAAGGCTTCGTCGATTCGCTCAGCGTGACGGAGGTCTCGCTGTGGCTCAAGGAACACGACCTGAAGCCGTGGCGAAAAAAACTTGGTGCGTGCCCAAGCTGA
- a CDS encoding IS630 family transposase, translating into MPKLNDEFCERMEDVLEQYEKPLDPNEPVVCLDEQPYQRVDDARPPEPAAPGKIAKQDYEYRRCGTCSVFVAVEPKAGKRFVQAKRHRKRADFARFVRDLLKRYPDAERVHLVMDNLNTHNEKSLIETFGEEAARPMLERIVWHFTPKHASWLNMAEIEISAIQRQCLGRRLASLDKVQSELSHCSRDRNRKKIKINWTFHRKDAKRVFPELYRK; encoded by the coding sequence GTGCCCAAGCTGAACGACGAGTTCTGTGAGCGGATGGAGGACGTCCTCGAGCAGTACGAGAAGCCGCTCGACCCGAACGAGCCGGTCGTCTGCCTCGACGAGCAGCCCTATCAGAGGGTCGACGACGCGCGGCCGCCCGAGCCCGCGGCACCCGGCAAGATCGCGAAGCAGGACTACGAGTACCGCCGCTGCGGAACCTGCAGCGTGTTCGTGGCGGTCGAGCCGAAGGCGGGCAAGCGATTCGTTCAGGCCAAGCGTCACCGCAAGCGAGCCGACTTCGCCCGGTTCGTCCGCGACCTCTTGAAGCGCTATCCCGACGCAGAGCGGGTTCATCTGGTGATGGACAACCTCAACACGCACAACGAGAAGTCGTTGATCGAAACCTTTGGCGAGGAGGCGGCTCGGCCAATGCTGGAGCGGATTGTGTGGCATTTTACCCCCAAGCATGCCAGTTGGCTCAACATGGCCGAGATCGAAATCTCGGCCATACAGCGACAATGCCTGGGACGTCGGTTGGCTTCGCTCGACAAGGTTCAAAGCGAACTCTCCCACTGTTCACGCGACCGCAATCGGAAGAAAATCAAAATCAATTGGACCTTCCATCGAAAAGACGCCAAACGCGTCTTCCCTGAACTCTATAGGAAATGA
- a CDS encoding type II secretion system F family protein, producing MPDFAYIARNLTGQRVEGTLVAGSEREALAQLAGRDLFPVKVTADKKSLENAAGTATIKVPVRIVVPVYSQLAALLRSGVPLLRSLQVISEQSSNEKLRAVLEDVRSRVEDGANLSDAMGHNPKTFDELSVSIVRAGGEGGFLEDALERVAAFAEQQGELQSRVVGALAYPMMLSVIGTGIVTGLMVFVVPNFEKMFATLKEQGQLPLMTTWLLWISDFMVNYGIYILVAFVALYFLIKKYLETPEGRMSLDKLRLKVPMAGDIYLSLAVARFCRVLGTLLHGGVPIVRSLEIASDSTGNKVLMEAVNHAAENISSGESLAEPLGASGHFPRNVVEMIAVAEQSNSLETVLTQIAETQEKTTWRKLDLAVRLLEPLLLVLLAIVVLMVVMALLLPVLKMNTAM from the coding sequence ATGCCCGACTTTGCCTATATCGCCCGAAACCTCACTGGCCAACGTGTCGAAGGCACGCTGGTAGCGGGCAGCGAGCGCGAAGCACTCGCCCAACTGGCTGGGCGAGACTTGTTTCCGGTCAAAGTCACCGCCGACAAGAAGTCGCTGGAGAACGCGGCAGGCACCGCAACGATCAAGGTGCCGGTCCGCATTGTGGTGCCGGTTTATTCGCAACTGGCTGCGCTGTTGCGGAGCGGTGTCCCCCTGCTCCGCTCGTTGCAAGTGATCAGCGAGCAATCGTCCAACGAAAAACTGCGCGCGGTACTCGAAGATGTGCGATCGCGGGTCGAAGATGGTGCGAACCTGTCGGACGCCATGGGCCACAATCCGAAGACCTTCGACGAATTGTCGGTCAGCATCGTGCGAGCCGGCGGCGAGGGTGGCTTCCTGGAGGATGCCCTCGAACGCGTCGCTGCGTTTGCCGAACAGCAAGGCGAACTACAAAGCCGCGTGGTGGGTGCCCTGGCTTACCCGATGATGCTCTCGGTAATCGGCACCGGTATCGTGACCGGTTTGATGGTGTTCGTGGTGCCGAACTTCGAAAAGATGTTTGCGACCCTCAAGGAGCAGGGCCAGTTGCCGCTAATGACCACCTGGTTGCTATGGATCAGCGATTTCATGGTGAACTATGGCATTTACATCCTGGTCGCCTTCGTTGCGTTGTATTTCTTGATCAAAAAATACCTGGAGACGCCGGAAGGGCGGATGAGCCTCGATAAACTGCGGCTCAAAGTCCCCATGGCGGGCGACATTTACCTGAGCCTGGCGGTCGCCCGGTTCTGTCGCGTGCTGGGTACTCTGCTGCATGGTGGTGTGCCGATCGTGCGGTCGCTCGAAATTGCTTCCGACTCCACCGGCAACAAAGTGCTGATGGAAGCCGTAAACCATGCAGCCGAAAACATCTCGTCGGGCGAGAGTTTGGCCGAGCCTTTAGGGGCCAGCGGACACTTCCCCCGGAATGTTGTGGAAATGATTGCCGTTGCCGAGCAGTCCAATAGCCTCGAAACGGTGTTAACTCAAATAGCGGAAACACAAGAGAAGACAACCTGGCGTAAGCTGGACCTCGCGGTCCGGTTGCTCGAACCTTTGTTGCTGGTACTGCTAGCCATTGTGGTATTAATGGTGGTGATGGCCTTGCTGCTGCCAGTGCTTAAGATGAATACTGCGATGTAG